The following is a genomic window from Spirosoma foliorum.
GAAGCCGAAAAACTGACCAACATTGGCTACGCTCGTCGTTTTGCCGCTCCGGCTGGTTTAACCGGTTTATGGCAGGTAACCAAACGAGGCAAAGAAAAAGTCTCGGATCAGGAACGTATTCAGCTTGATGTGTTGTATGCCAAACAGTTTTCCTTACGCACCGATATGGTTATTCTGGTGAGAACCCTGAAGGCAGTATGGCAGAAGGAGAACGTATAACCACGCCCCTCATTTCGCTGATTACCATCAACTACAAGCAGGCACAGGTTACCTGCGATATGCTGGAATCGACGAAGGTATTGACCTACCCGCGCTTTGAGGTTATTGTGGTCGATAATGGGTCCAATGACGACATTGCCGACCGCATTCAGCAAGGCAATTATCCGAATGTAAAGCTGGTAGTCAGTCCCGAAAACCTTGGTTTTTCGGGCGGCAATAACCTTGGTATCCGGCACGCGCAGGGCGACTATTTTTTCCTGCTGAACAACGACACCATCGTTACGCCGAATCTGCTGGATCAATTGATGATTCCGTTTGCACAATACCCCGACGTTGGCGTTGTATGCCCCAAAATCCGGTATCATTCGCAACCCAACGTTATCCAGTACGCGGGTTATCGGCCGTTAAACATCTACAAAGGACAAACCTGGGCAATTGGCCTCAAAGAACCCGATGAGGGGCAGCACGACCAGCCAGGGCCAACCTGGTTTGCACACGGAGCGGCTATGCTGGTTAGTCGGGCGGTGCTGGAACAGGCAGGCTCGCTCGATGAGAGCTTTTTTCTATATTACGAAGAATTAGACTGGTCGGCACGGATACGGAAAGCTGGTTTTCAGATTTATTACCAGCCGGATGCTCTGATTTATCATCGGGAGTCAATGAGTGTTGGTAAAGCAAGTGCCATGAAGGTCTACTACCACACGCGGAACCGGCTGTGGTTTATGCGCCGAAATGTGTCGGGCTTTCCGCTATTGATTTTTTATCTGTATTATTTTTGCATGGCGCTCCCGAAAGCATTGGTCAAATACACCGTGTCCTGGCAACCAACTTACCTGAAAGCCGTAAAGGATGCCATTACCTGGAATTTGACGCATACAACGAAGCCAACAGCAGCGGTACCGATGCCAGTGGCAATGGCGGGTAACTAAAGACAAACAAATGGAAATACTTCTCCTGCTCTGTATCGGCCTTGTGGTCTATACCTACCTTGGCTACGGTGTGGTTGTGTGGGCCCTCATTAAACTACGCCCCAAACGACCAGCCGTCTCCGATGTATCGGCCGATTACATGCCCGAGGTCACCTTAATTGTACCCGCCTACAACGAACTGGACTGTCTGCCCGCGAAAGTTGAAAATTCACTCGGGCAGCATTACCCACGCGAGAAGATTCATTTCCTATTCGTCACAGAGGGTTCGACAGATGGCTCTGACGACTGGTTACGAGCAAATTACGGTGACGCCATCGACATTCTGGGCGGCACTGAACGACGTGGTAAAGTGGCGGCTATGAATATGGCCATGCAACAGGTGAAAACGCCCATTGTCATCTTTACCGATGCGAATACGCAGCTAAATCTGGATGCCGTTCGAAATATTGTACGGCATTTTCGGGACCCACAAGTAGGCGCAGTAGCCGGCGAAAAGCGAATTCAAACGACCGATAGTGAATCAGCTGCCGGTTCGGGCGAAGGGCTTTACTGGAAGTACGAATCGCAATTAAAGCGCTGGGACGCCGAACTGCACACAATTGTAGGGGCCGCCGGGGAGTTATTCGCAGTTCGGACAGACCTGTACGAACCCGTATCGCCCAATACAATTCTGGATGACTTTATGATTTCGTTGCTGATTGCTGGACGAGGTTATCGGGTGGCTTACGAGCCAGATGCGTATGCGTTGGAGCGTCCTTCTTTCTCCATTATTGACGAACAAAAACGCAAAATACGCATTGCAGCAGGTGGTTTTCAGTCGATCGTTTGGTTGAAAAAATTATTGAATCCCTTCCGATATGGCGTGCTCACCTTCGAATATGTGTCGCACCGGGTTATGCGTTGGGCCGTAACGCCCCTATGCTTACCACTTATCCTGTTGCTCAATTTAGGTCTTGTTTTGCGCGATGGCTGGCAAGTGGATTCCCCCTGGAGCTGGCTTCTGGTGGGCCAGGTTTTCTTCTACGGCGCTTCGTGGTTAGGCTATTTGCTGGAGAAGCGGCAACTTCGCTGGAAAGCCGTTTTTGTTCCGTTCTATTTTACGTTTATGAACGTATGCGCGCTGGCGGGTCTGGTCCGCTATTTACGTGGAAATCAGTCGGGTACCTGGGAGAAGGTTCGACGAGCATCGGCAGTTGATGCGCTGACGTAGTGAATAGATAAAATAGATTCTTAGATTCTATTGCCAGTAAGTAATAGAATTAAAAGCCTCTTTGTTCGGCGTAGTCTCTGGACTAGGCCGTGAAGTACTCCGCCGGGTTAAAACCCGGCGCAGAAACATAGAGTGGATGACATGCGCCGGGTTTTAACCAGGCGAGTATAAAAAACAGCGTCGCGCTGTGCCTTACTCAGAATCAATTTGGTCGAAATAGAAAATCGATAATCAATCAGAAGCTAGAAACAGGACAGCGCGAACGAAGACGTTCGCGCTGTCCTGTTCAAATACTTATCAGGCATTATTCGATTCGATACCGTGGGGGGTATGAATAAATTTGTTGCGAGCCTCTTTTACTTTTAGAATTGACCGGACAAAACGGACGAATAACACAACCACTCCCCACAACTCGGTAACGCCTACCTTTTTGAGTAACCAACCGGGCGTGGCAATATAGAACGTAACTAAGGCAAGTCCTAATTGCGTCCCCATAAGGGTTGGCCAGTAGGTTCCACCCGAAAATAAGCTAAGGACAAATCCGAGTGCTAATACGCCCAACAACAGAATTCGGGGCAGTAACATCGCCTGGAATACCTTATTCGCATAGTCGATATTGCCGTTAAACAGCTCTTTTAAACCCGGCCAGAAATTTGTCCGCAAGACGCGTAACTGAGCCGCCATCCAGCGCGTACGCTGCCGCTCAAACACCTGTTGGTTTTGTACCTTCTCGTCATAAATCATCGCTGACTCAACATACTCGACCGGAATCCGTTGCCGTAACAAAACCATTTCGGTCTCTTTGTCGAACCCACTAACGACCTGAACCTGGGGTAGAAACTCTTTAAAAAGTTGATACTCGAAAGCCATCCCGGAACCGATCAACGTGGCTGACATACCCAGTGCTCGCTGCCCTTTTCGGAGCAGATAATTGTTCATTTCTTCGCTAATTGCGTCCAGAATGGCCACACTGGTATTAGTATTTTTAGCGGTTCGGTGCCCTTGTACAGCTTTCCAACCCTGCTTAAAAACAGGCCCAAGTTTGGTCAGACAATCAGGAGCCATAACGTTATCGGCATCCAGAATAAGTGCAACGTCATAAATAGCTGGCAAAGCCGATACAGCCTCCTGCAACGCCTTCGCCTTGGTCGAAACCTCGAACGAAACCTCGATAACCTGAACGGGCAAACTGCGGAGTTTAGCAATTGTATCGGGGCGTAGTGAATCGGCAATCACAACAACATCAAATCGGTCTGACGGATAATCCTGATCAAGACTAGCCTGAGCCGCTTCCAGAATAACTGTATCTTCCCGATAAGATGGTATCATAACAACCATTTTAGGAAGTTGCTCAGGCTCGATGGTAGCAACTGGTTTATCCTTGCTGAACAAACCAGCAAAGGCTGCCATGCTTAAATAAAATACATTTATGCCCGTGTATGATGCAATCAACATAGCCAGGGCGTTTACAAAAACCATATTACGTAAAGTTTAATGAAGGAGAATTAATAGGTGGTGACTTTTCTAGACTATTCGTCAATACTGACGCATATACTGATTAAGTTGGCTGATGGTATTTGCTACAAATCGTATACCATGCCTGTAAAGAGTGTAAAATTTGATGGTACCAAATAGTGTATAATTTTAAGATTACATATCTAACAAAGATATATTTTTACCTATTAATAAACTTGATTGATAAGTTTTTTTTTTCACCATACCATAAGTAAATTTACCAGAGTCCAACCTCAAACAAAGCATCCAGTTTAGCCCTGATTTCTATTCGCTTCATTTTCACTTAGTGAAGTGAATTTGCTAAGTAAATCCGCCCATTATGCCATCCAGATTAACCGTTGACTACCTGAAATCGCTACTTCGAAAGAATGCCGTTGTGTCCTTATTAGGCAATGGCGTTTCGATGCTGCTGGGATTATTAACCTTTATTTTACTGGCCCGCTGGCTTACCAAGTCCGATTTCGGCGAATGGAGTCTCTTGCTGACATCCTACATTTTATTTGACACGGTCCGTACGGGACTGGTATTGAATGCGTTAATCCAGCAGGCATCGCACTGTGAAAACGATGATGAATTAAGGAACTGGGCGGGAGCTGCCTGGCAGGTCGGGAGTCTGTTTACCGTTTTGTCTGGGTCGCTGCTGATTTTAAGCGTTCTGATTAGCCGGTGGATAGTTGGCCCACTTATGGACGTAGACTCGCTCTTGTGGCTCCTGCTGGTGGGCGTTGTTTCCCTACCACTTTCCGTAGCCAGTTGGTTATTGCAAACCAAATCCCGCTTTGGCTCGCTTCAGTGGTCTAAGCTCATTCATCCGCTTATTTTTCTGGTTCTTCTGAGTCTGGTGTACGTCAATAATGTACTCAGCATCAAGGCAGTAGGACTAGCTTATTTACTGGCAATGGCGATCAGTAGCCTGGTATCCATTACTACTGGCTGGGCATTTATGTCGAGTTACTTTACTGGAACGGCCCTTGAACGGCAACCTCTACTGAATTACGGGAAGTACAGCATCGGTGCCCTGCTGTGTTCCAACCTGTTACGTAGTTCTGATATTTATTTGATCCGCATTTTTTTAGGGACCGATGCCGTAGCTTTATACTCCATTCCTCAACGATTGATCCAACTACTTGAAGTTCCCATAAGAAGCATAGTGGTAACTTCTATTCCAGAAATGGTAAAGCTTCATCGGGCCAATCAACCCGAACGGCTTGCCGATTTCTTTCGAAAAAATGCGGGTGGGCTCTGGATTGCTCTCCTACCGGTTTCTTTGTTCTGCATTATTTTCGCCGAACCCCTGGTAACAGCTTTGGGAGGTAGTCAATACCGTGATGCCACGGTGATCTTCCGGATATTCATGGTTTACAGTGCGCTTATCCCACTTGATCGGTACGTAGGCGTATTACTTGACTCCATTGGCGTTCCTAAAGCCAACATGACAAAAATATTTATCATGTTGGTTATCAATATACTAGGCGACCTAATTGCCCTGCAAATTTTTCACTCGGTAACGGCCGTTGCTTTTGTCTCAATCTTTACGTTTGGTACGGGCGTAGTGCTTGGC
Proteins encoded in this region:
- a CDS encoding glycosyltransferase family 2 protein, coding for MAEGERITTPLISLITINYKQAQVTCDMLESTKVLTYPRFEVIVVDNGSNDDIADRIQQGNYPNVKLVVSPENLGFSGGNNLGIRHAQGDYFFLLNNDTIVTPNLLDQLMIPFAQYPDVGVVCPKIRYHSQPNVIQYAGYRPLNIYKGQTWAIGLKEPDEGQHDQPGPTWFAHGAAMLVSRAVLEQAGSLDESFFLYYEELDWSARIRKAGFQIYYQPDALIYHRESMSVGKASAMKVYYHTRNRLWFMRRNVSGFPLLIFYLYYFCMALPKALVKYTVSWQPTYLKAVKDAITWNLTHTTKPTAAVPMPVAMAGN
- a CDS encoding glycosyltransferase family 2 protein: MEILLLLCIGLVVYTYLGYGVVVWALIKLRPKRPAVSDVSADYMPEVTLIVPAYNELDCLPAKVENSLGQHYPREKIHFLFVTEGSTDGSDDWLRANYGDAIDILGGTERRGKVAAMNMAMQQVKTPIVIFTDANTQLNLDAVRNIVRHFRDPQVGAVAGEKRIQTTDSESAAGSGEGLYWKYESQLKRWDAELHTIVGAAGELFAVRTDLYEPVSPNTILDDFMISLLIAGRGYRVAYEPDAYALERPSFSIIDEQKRKIRIAAGGFQSIVWLKKLLNPFRYGVLTFEYVSHRVMRWAVTPLCLPLILLLNLGLVLRDGWQVDSPWSWLLVGQVFFYGASWLGYLLEKRQLRWKAVFVPFYFTFMNVCALAGLVRYLRGNQSGTWEKVRRASAVDALT
- a CDS encoding glycosyltransferase; translated protein: MVFVNALAMLIASYTGINVFYLSMAAFAGLFSKDKPVATIEPEQLPKMVVMIPSYREDTVILEAAQASLDQDYPSDRFDVVVIADSLRPDTIAKLRSLPVQVIEVSFEVSTKAKALQEAVSALPAIYDVALILDADNVMAPDCLTKLGPVFKQGWKAVQGHRTAKNTNTSVAILDAISEEMNNYLLRKGQRALGMSATLIGSGMAFEYQLFKEFLPQVQVVSGFDKETEMVLLRQRIPVEYVESAMIYDEKVQNQQVFERQRTRWMAAQLRVLRTNFWPGLKELFNGNIDYANKVFQAMLLPRILLLGVLALGFVLSLFSGGTYWPTLMGTQLGLALVTFYIATPGWLLKKVGVTELWGVVVLFVRFVRSILKVKEARNKFIHTPHGIESNNA
- a CDS encoding lipopolysaccharide biosynthesis protein; its protein translation is MPSRLTVDYLKSLLRKNAVVSLLGNGVSMLLGLLTFILLARWLTKSDFGEWSLLLTSYILFDTVRTGLVLNALIQQASHCENDDELRNWAGAAWQVGSLFTVLSGSLLILSVLISRWIVGPLMDVDSLLWLLLVGVVSLPLSVASWLLQTKSRFGSLQWSKLIHPLIFLVLLSLVYVNNVLSIKAVGLAYLLAMAISSLVSITTGWAFMSSYFTGTALERQPLLNYGKYSIGALLCSNLLRSSDIYLIRIFLGTDAVALYSIPQRLIQLLEVPIRSIVVTSIPEMVKLHRANQPERLADFFRKNAGGLWIALLPVSLFCIIFAEPLVTALGGSQYRDATVIFRIFMVYSALIPLDRYVGVLLDSIGVPKANMTKIFIMLVINILGDLIALQIFHSVTAVAFVSIFTFGTGVVLGFSMIGKRLPITGWQVVRAGHKGLFLLYAKFARS